From the Planktothricoides raciborskii GIHE-MW2 genome, the window CTTTCTAAGGTTTGTAGGGTGGTTGCTAAGGTTTGTTTTTGCATTTTTGCGGCTTTAATAATTTGCCGAATCTGAGTTTCTATTAGCTGCTGAAAACAGTCAGATAGTCCGCGATCGCCCATACTAACTAGCCGTTGAATCGCTGTGGAAAAATCTGGAACAGTTAAACTGTCTAAAGGATGCTGAAATACCCCCCAGAGGATATTCTGATGCAAGGCATAGCGAGTTTCCAGAGTCAGATCGAAGTTATCAATCATTAGTTGTTCTAAGAAGTCTTGGGCTTCGGAAAACGGGGCTATAGGAATTAATACTCTTAGCCATGAGTGGTCTTCAGATAATAATACTAATAATCTGAAATTATCTGTTTCAATTTGCCATGAATCAGGCGGGCTAATTTGAAGATTTGAGCTAAAGAGTTGTTGTAGGGTTTCGGTAATTTGTTCTGGTTTCATGCGGTTATTTTATTGGGAGTCTTGATAGTCGATTATAGTGGCGATCGCGATCGCGATCGCGATCGCCTATATTCTATATTCTATATTCTCTATTCTCTTCTCTATTGGGATTCTATATTGGGGGTCTTTGGCGTCTTTGAGGAGTATGGAATTCCTTGAAGGAATAGCAAATAAAAAGCCCCCGGCCAAATCGGGGGCAGTCGTTATGAGTTCATGGGGAACTCAACACGCAGAGCAAGATTAAGCGAGCCATTCTTCAACGGCTTCTTCTTTGGTGTTGGTGTGCCGTGAAGGAGTTTCACGGGTGAACTTCATGTGGATCGAGCGGTTTTGCTCGCCATCGGCTGCCACTGCC encodes:
- a CDS encoding type III secretion system chaperone, translated to MKPEQITETLQQLFSSNLQISPPDSWQIETDNFRLLVLLSEDHSWLRVLIPIAPFSEAQDFLEQLMIDNFDLTLETRYALHQNILWGVFQHPLDSLTVPDFSTAIQRLVSMGDRGLSDCFQQLIETQIRQIIKAAKMQKQTLATTLQTLERFYQEGLMGEMDQGAAAREATLAAWRYQLERLWPEIEP